The proteins below are encoded in one region of Silene latifolia isolate original U9 population chromosome 2, ASM4854445v1, whole genome shotgun sequence:
- the LOC141628912 gene encoding uncharacterized protein LOC141628912, protein MSSQVKDKKGECSPAAVLPPHNIPVIEDDGDIFRELGFEPINEWSDRTTTYHNLEIIEEADEITSSTSHIHREKGNNSIQTTSLFSIDINTLRSSDANNVVYVAVGKSESSSDALLWALNNAVIPGSTLVYLVHIFSEIKFIPSPMGGGWVHKSQVSRDLVENYVTKESNKRRQLLTNYVDKCNSHLVQVETILIESDSVGKAIVDLISVLNIPKLILGISKSNLRKLRAGKWNGSIVADEVVKSAVGGGCEVKVICQGKDIMSSELGHQSESPKATPEQGDGQPQPQPQHQQPPNFSSLYCCFGSSIQQ, encoded by the exons ATGTCGTCACAGGTCAAAGATAAGAAAGGCGAATGTTCGCCTGCCGCGGTATTACCACCACATAATATTCCTGTTATTGAAGACGACGGTGATATTTTTCGAGAACTCGGTTTTGAACCGATAAATGAGTGGAGCGACAGGACGACGACATATCATAATCTTGAGATTATTGAGGAAGCAGACGAAATAACTTCATCGACGTCACATATTCATCGTGAAAAGGGAAATAATAGTATACAAACTACTAGTTTGTTCTCTATTGATATAAACACTCTGAGATCATCGGATGCTAATAATGTGGTCTATGTCGCGGTAGGCAAGAGCGAGTCTAGCTCCGATGCTCTATTGTGGGCTCTCAATAATGCGGTTATTCCTGGAAGCACTCTTGTTTATCTTGTTCATATCTTTTCCGAGATCAAATTCATCCCTAGTCCAA TGGGAGGAGGCTGGGTACACAAGAGTCAAGTGAGTCGAGATCTGGTCGAGAACTATGTCACTAAGGAAAGTAATAAGAGAAGACAACTCCTTACCAACTACGTTGACAAATGCAATAGTCATCTG GTACAAGTGGAGACGATATTGATTGAGAGCGATTCTGTAGGAAAGGCGATTGTGGACCTAATTTCTGTACTTAACATTCCTAAGCTCATTCTCGGAATTTCCAAGTCCAATCTCAG GAAACTTAGGGCAGGAAAATGGAATGGGAGTATAGTTGCAGATGAAGTAGTAAAAAGCGCGGTGGGAGGCGGGTGTGAGGTTAAGGTAATATGTCAAGGCAAGGACATTATGTCTTCCGAGCTTGGACATCAATCTGAGTCTCCCAAAGCCACGCCTGAACAAGGTGATGGccagcctcagcctcagcctcagcatcAGCAACCTCCCAACTTCAGTTCCTTGTATTGTTGTTTCGGATCCTCTAttcaacaatga
- the LOC141637500 gene encoding protein FAR1-RELATED SEQUENCE 5-like produces MEDLQQTFTEMLVGGALIVPTTMECADNNHGGIIDQPSTENTTTKGRGTDYSKSLLGMKAEKWELIYEMFRKHSQAIGFSIRKATSRRANGSGTPVFDRYFVCSCAGVHGNGNRRDDNGNPLRNSAVTRCQCKAGLRTQVNEDGQWEVMQHFTEHNHDLIPPQWYNLICGAFVGINNHWSNVMFGCAFLSDEQEESFRWLFNVFNEAMGDDVRPVSIFTDQDKAMTNAVEAIYPESRHRLCQWHIQQNAISHFVHLKHDRTFQNLFNKCLNGCFNEKEFEATWQRMTTEYGVENHPWFNRLYSLRIKWCTALNNQYFSAGILSSQRSESTNHAMGFQASKTTSVTEFFGIFETSVRRWRREKERKEFNSIRASPTSAFPLVDLLQHASQIYTMELFRVFEKEFGLAMGTRAALITHEDTTLIYSVDTVGNEGSSHHVTYDCGNNLCACTCRKYQVMGIICYHIIRVLHMHSVQEIPASCIHRRWTKFAKTEVWKRLLPSDMRRSAANEAINWRRSTLTNVHNLITKSQKVMEARVIMEKFFEAANL; encoded by the exons ATGGAGGATCTTCAACAAACCTTTACAGAAATGTTAGTTGGTGGTGCCCTAATCGTTCCAACAACAATGGAATGTGCAGATAATAATCATGGTGGGATAATTGATCAGCCTTCAACAGAAAACACGACGACTAAAGGTAGAG GTACAGACTATTCAAAATCCCTATTGGGAATGAAAGCAGAGAAATGGGAATTAATTTATGAGATGTTCAGGAAACACTCACAAGCCATTGGTTTCAGCATTAGGAAAGCAACTTCTCGTAGAGCGAACGGAAGTGGCACACCCGTATTCGACAGATACTTTGTATGTTCATGTGCCGGAGTACATGGAAATGGTAATAGGCGAGACGATAACGGCAATCCTTTGAGGAATTCTGCAGTCACACGTTGCCAATGCAAAGCCGGTTTAAGGACACAAGTGAACGAGGACGGGCAGTGGGAGGTAATGCAACATTTCACAGAACACAACCATGACCTGATTCCCCCTCAATG GTACAATCTGATTTGTGGTGCATTTGTCGGTATAAATAACCACTGGTCCAATGTCATGTTTGGGTGTGCTTTCCTATCCGACGAGCAAGAAGAATCATTCCGATGGTTGTTCAATGTGTTTAATGAAGCAATGGGTGATGATGTTCGTCCTGTCTCCATTTTCACTGACCAAGACAAAGCAATGACAAATGCAGTTGAAGCG ATATACCCAGAAAGCAGGCATAGGCTATGCCAATGGCATATCCAACAGAACGCCATCTCACACTTTGTTCATTTAAAGCATGATAGGACATTCCAGAATTTGTTCAACAAATGTCTTAATGGTTGTTTTAACGAAAAGGAATTCGAAGCGACATGGCAAAGAATGACGACAGAGTATGGTGTTGAGAACCACCCATGGTTCAATAGATTGTATAGTTTACGAATTAAATGGTGTACTGCATTGAATAATCAGTATTTCTCAGCGGGTATCCTTTCTTCCCAAAGGAGCGAGAGTACAAATCATGCTATGGGGTTCCAAGCTTCAAAAACAACATCAGTCACTGAATTCTTTGGAATATTTGAGACGAGCGTGAGGAGGTGGAGAAGAGAGAAGGAGCGGAAAGAATTCAACTCTATAAGAGCGTCCCCTACATCCGCGTTCCCCCTTGTAGACCTTCTACAACATGCATCTCAGATATACACTATGGAGTTGTTCCGTGTGTTTGAGAAGGAGTTTGGACTTGCAATGGGCACCCGGGCAGCACTTATCACCCATGAAGATACCACCTTAATTTATAGTGTCGACACGGTTGGCAACGAGGGGTCTTCCCATCATGTTACTTATGATTGCGGGAACAACTTGTGTGCTTGCACTTGTAGGAAGTACCAAGTAATGGGTATCATATGTTACCACATCATACGGGTCCTGCACATGCATTCTGTGCAGGAGATCCCAGCTAGTTGCATCCACAGGAGGTGGACGAAATTTGCAAAAACGGAGGTCTGGAAACGTTTACTACCTTCTGATATGCGCCGAAGTGCTGCAAATGAGGCCATTAACTGGCGACGTTCAACACTCACCAATGTCCACAATCTCATAACAAAGAGCCAGAAGGTAATGGAGGCAAGGGTAATTATGGAGAAGTTCTTTGAGGCGGCAAATCTTTGA
- the LOC141642478 gene encoding SNF1-related protein kinase regulatory subunit beta-2 produces the protein MGNVNGREDGIPGVEDDEDDVDIETDADIDAASSAAAAHPPPPPLPMALSPTALHSPLLFTPQLPVAPIQKPDELHILNPSWMPPTWPQEELSSEQGIPTMITWTHGAKEVAVEGSWDNWKSRKPLQRSGKDFTLMKVLSSGVYQYRFIVDGMWRYAPDLPCSQDDSGNYYNVLDLQEYVPEDTESISGFEAPLSPDYSYNNVELSLEDLGKEPPIVPPHLSMTLLNVPSPPPPLTRPQHVVLNHLYMHKGKSGPAVVALGSTHRFKAKYVTLVLYKCI, from the exons ATGGGGAATGTAAATGGTAGAGAAGACGGAATCCCtggtgttgaagatgatgaagatgatgtcGATATCGAAACCGATGCCGATATTGAtgccgcttcttctgctgctgctgctcatcctcCGCCTCCGCCGTTGCCTATGGCTCTCTCTCCCACTGCTCTCCATTCTCCTCTCTTATTTACTCCTCAG CTCCCTGTGGCTCCAATACAGAAACCGGATGAGCTGCATATCCTAAATCCGTCGTGGATGCCTCCTACATGGCCACAAGAAGAATTGAGTTCCGAACAAGGTATTCCAACGATGATAACGTGGACTCATGGTGCCAAGGAAGTGGCTGTGGAGGGCTCATGGGACAATTGGAAGTCAAG AAAACCTCTTCAGAGATCAGGGAAGGACTTCACGCTAATGAAGGTGCTCTCTTCAGGAGTTTACCAGTATAGGTTTATTGTCGACGGTATGTGGAGATATGCTCCTGATTTGCCGTGCTCCCAGGATGATTCTGGAAATTATTACAATGTTCTGGATCTGCAG GAATATGTTCCAGAAGATACAGAGAGTATATCTGGATTTGAGGCACCATTATCTCCAGATTATAGCTACAACAATGTGGAACTTAGCCTGGAAGATTTAGGCAAGGAGCCACCCATTGTTCCTCCACACCTTAGCATGACTTTACTCAATGTGCCTTCTCCGCCACCGCCTCTGACCAGACCTCAGCATGTAGTGCTTAACCATCTTTACATGCACAAGGGGAAGAGTGGTCCAGCTGTCGTTGCTCTTGGTTCTACACACAGGTTCAAGGCTAAATATGTGACTCTCGTACTATACAAGTGTATCTAG